In Aminivibrio pyruvatiphilus, one DNA window encodes the following:
- a CDS encoding helix-turn-helix transcriptional regulator, translating into MKTEGQTSGNREFLEKYIPLLDFFAEVCGPEYELVLHDVSRPEASIIAIRNGQISGRSVGSTMSDYAPTFVKLIQSGGCSEDMVAHMDRTRDNRILESHTFFIKDEQGELRGMICANHDVTDLIRLHDTLHEKIRMLNGLSGRSPLPGKEEEPAPLEEFFPAEKESNLDGLMDVLIEKAASEFSAPPGVMTPEERTRFVGVLKGRHLFSMKGAVQKVARRLGVSEATVYRYLKKG; encoded by the coding sequence ATGAAAACTGAAGGCCAGACATCCGGAAACCGGGAGTTTCTGGAAAAATACATTCCGCTTCTCGATTTTTTCGCCGAGGTCTGCGGCCCCGAATACGAACTGGTGCTCCATGACGTGTCCAGGCCGGAAGCTTCCATCATCGCCATACGGAACGGGCAGATCAGCGGCCGTTCCGTCGGAAGCACCATGTCCGACTATGCCCCGACCTTCGTCAAGCTGATCCAGAGCGGCGGCTGCAGCGAGGACATGGTCGCCCACATGGACAGGACCAGGGACAACCGGATCCTGGAATCGCACACCTTTTTCATCAAGGATGAGCAGGGGGAACTCCGGGGCATGATATGCGCGAATCACGACGTCACGGACCTTATTCGCCTTCATGATACCCTCCATGAGAAAATTCGCATGCTGAACGGCCTTTCGGGCAGATCGCCGCTTCCGGGAAAGGAAGAAGAACCCGCGCCGCTGGAAGAATTTTTCCCTGCGGAGAAGGAATCGAACCTTGACGGCCTCATGGATGTGCTGATAGAGAAGGCAGCCTCGGAATTTTCAGCACCCCCCGGGGTGATGACCCCGGAAGAGAGGACCAGGTTTGTGGGCGTTCTGAAAGGAAGGCATCTCTTTTCCATGAAGGGGGCGGTGCAGAAAGTCGCCCGGCGCCTGGGAGTCTCGGAGGCGACCGTGTACAGGTACCTGAAGAAGGGATGA
- a CDS encoding SAM-dependent methyltransferase has product MSEPTSRFWQLFLELFESLPRQGPGNRACVERALGLCDGLPPFPKVADLGCGVGGQTLHLAEMTRGTIVAVDLHEPSISRLRETVLSLGLSERIFPMVADMADTGLPRESFDLVWSEGALYSIGMEQALSVCRGLLRPGGFLAFTDAVWLRDDPPAEVRESFELDYPSMGRTADILVLLEKSGFSPAGHFSLPDEAWWTDFYTPMEKRICEMRKQYEGDEDALAVLDRLALEPEMRRKYPEYFAYEFFTARRT; this is encoded by the coding sequence ATGAGTGAACCGACTTCCCGGTTCTGGCAGCTGTTCCTGGAGCTGTTCGAATCCCTTCCGCGGCAGGGGCCCGGAAACAGGGCCTGCGTCGAGAGGGCCCTCGGGCTGTGCGACGGTCTGCCGCCCTTCCCGAAAGTTGCGGACCTGGGGTGCGGCGTTGGGGGACAGACCCTCCACCTCGCCGAAATGACCCGTGGAACCATCGTCGCCGTGGATCTTCATGAGCCCAGCATCAGCCGCCTCAGGGAGACGGTGTTGTCCCTCGGGCTCTCGGAACGGATTTTTCCCATGGTTGCCGATATGGCCGATACCGGGCTGCCACGGGAGAGCTTTGACCTGGTCTGGTCCGAGGGGGCCCTGTACTCCATCGGCATGGAACAGGCCCTGTCCGTCTGCCGGGGGCTGCTCCGCCCGGGAGGATTCCTTGCCTTCACAGACGCCGTGTGGCTCAGGGATGACCCTCCGGCCGAGGTGAGAGAGAGCTTCGAGCTCGATTACCCGTCCATGGGAAGGACGGCCGATATCCTGGTCTTGCTGGAAAAATCCGGGTTTTCCCCGGCAGGCCATTTTTCCCTGCCGGACGAAGCCTGGTGGACGGATTTCTACACTCCCATGGAAAAACGCATTTGCGAGATGCGGAAACAATACGAAGGCGACGAAGACGCGCTCGCTGTCCTTGACCGACTGGCTCTGGAACCTGAAATGCGCAGGAAGTACCCGGAGTATTTCGCCTACGAGTTTTTCACGGCCCGGCGGACGTAA
- a CDS encoding arginine deiminase family protein: MSGLKIRVNSEIGKLRAVIMQPPGKGIERCTPLNIGSFAWDAVPSPGKAAEEHRKWVETVRSFGAGVLVFEDLLREIFALPGVREDVLPSILETERPCVTAQTLEVLREYLLGMSPRDMVDRLFFGMTKDELNRETGEVSLHDLADRRDEWCLFPMTNVLYSRDSAAVLGEGVVFGRMLNRDRMKEPACVKALFKHHPLLKDTGFKTWYGSAEGDDRPVEGGNIHCYSPNVFVVGVNERTHPESIERIARRTMESGHITDVLALLFENPRLGPQDSIGLTVHVDMFLNMIDHDAFLFFPYIEKKITVLHITRGRGDRLRITRENSLFGAIRKVLKLSSLRIVKVGGSESEAVAFAEQRAGSGGNTFTLEPGKVCIWDRNTGTIRALEKAGINVVPVEADELVKGGGGPRCSTMPLWRDDL; the protein is encoded by the coding sequence GTGTCGGGGCTGAAGATCAGGGTGAATTCGGAAATCGGAAAGCTCCGGGCGGTGATAATGCAGCCTCCCGGAAAGGGCATCGAGCGGTGTACCCCCCTCAATATCGGTTCCTTCGCCTGGGATGCGGTGCCCAGCCCCGGAAAGGCGGCGGAAGAGCACCGAAAGTGGGTGGAGACGGTTCGCTCCTTCGGTGCCGGGGTCCTGGTTTTCGAGGATCTGCTCCGGGAAATTTTCGCCCTTCCGGGGGTGAGGGAAGATGTCCTGCCTTCCATACTGGAGACTGAACGGCCCTGTGTGACGGCCCAGACACTGGAAGTGCTCCGGGAATACCTTCTGGGGATGTCCCCCCGGGACATGGTGGACCGGCTTTTTTTCGGCATGACGAAGGATGAACTCAACAGGGAGACCGGGGAGGTCTCCCTGCATGACCTGGCCGACAGGCGGGACGAATGGTGCCTTTTCCCCATGACGAACGTGCTCTATTCCCGGGATTCCGCAGCCGTTCTCGGGGAAGGGGTGGTTTTCGGCAGGATGCTGAACAGAGACAGGATGAAGGAGCCTGCCTGCGTGAAGGCTCTTTTCAAACATCACCCCCTGTTGAAGGACACGGGGTTCAAAACATGGTACGGCTCCGCCGAAGGTGACGACAGGCCTGTCGAAGGAGGCAACATCCACTGCTACAGCCCGAACGTATTTGTTGTCGGGGTGAACGAAAGGACTCACCCCGAATCCATCGAGCGAATCGCACGACGGACCATGGAATCGGGGCACATTACCGACGTGCTCGCCCTCCTTTTCGAAAATCCCAGGCTCGGTCCCCAGGATTCCATCGGGCTCACAGTCCACGTTGACATGTTCCTGAACATGATCGACCACGATGCCTTTCTCTTTTTCCCCTATATTGAAAAGAAAATCACGGTGCTTCACATTACCCGGGGACGGGGTGACCGGCTCAGGATCACCAGGGAAAACTCTCTTTTCGGGGCCATCCGGAAAGTGCTGAAGCTGTCGTCCCTCCGGATCGTCAAAGTGGGGGGCAGCGAGAGCGAAGCGGTGGCCTTCGCCGAACAGAGAGCGGGCTCCGGCGGAAATACCTTCACGCTGGAGCCCGGCAAGGTGTGCATCTGGGACAGGAATACGGGAACCATCCGGGCCCTGGAAAAGGCCGGCATCAACGTGGTCCCCGTGGAAGCGGACGAGCTGGTGAAGGGCGGGGGAGGTCCCCGGTGTTCCACCATGCCGCTGTGGAGGGACGACCTCTAG
- a CDS encoding aspartate/glutamate racemase family protein, with product MKTIGVIAGVSWESSIDYYRILNEEVSRRLGGLHSARIAMYSVDFEDVEGPLSAGRRDEAAATIVEAGKSIQSAGADFFIICSNTMGMFTPDVEKATGMKGIFIADAVGKAIKEKGMKKVALLGTRFTMEETFYRNVLVERYGLEPMIPDDEGRKIVDDIIWHELCLGIIKDESREKYVRIIEDLAKKGAECAALSCTEIPLLIQQEHVSIPVFDSTLLHSLAAVDLALA from the coding sequence ATGAAGACAATCGGTGTCATTGCAGGTGTAAGCTGGGAATCTTCCATAGACTATTACCGAATATTGAATGAGGAAGTCAGCAGGCGCCTGGGAGGGTTGCACTCCGCCAGGATCGCCATGTATTCCGTAGATTTTGAAGATGTGGAAGGTCCCCTGAGTGCCGGGCGAAGGGACGAGGCCGCTGCGACAATTGTGGAGGCGGGAAAAAGCATACAGAGCGCCGGAGCCGATTTTTTCATCATCTGTTCCAACACCATGGGAATGTTCACTCCGGACGTGGAAAAGGCCACGGGAATGAAAGGCATTTTCATTGCCGATGCCGTCGGAAAGGCCATAAAGGAAAAGGGAATGAAGAAAGTGGCTCTTCTGGGCACCAGGTTCACCATGGAGGAAACTTTTTACAGGAACGTGCTGGTCGAACGCTATGGACTTGAACCCATGATACCTGACGACGAAGGCAGGAAGATAGTGGATGACATTATCTGGCACGAACTCTGTCTGGGCATCATAAAGGACGAATCCCGGGAAAAGTATGTGAGAATCATCGAGGACCTGGCCAAGAAGGGCGCGGAATGCGCAGCCCTTTCCTGCACCGAGATCCCCTTGCTGATACAACAGGAACACGTGTCAATTCCAGTTTTCGATTCCACTCTGCTGCATTCGCTGGCGGCCGTGGATTTAGCTCTCGCCTGA
- the ord gene encoding 2,4-diaminopentanoate dehydrogenase: protein MEPIRAVIWGLGTMGSLMAKILSEKEGIEITGAVDLNPNKTGKSLGAITGSSRHGEITVTADAGEALAQEADLVLLATSSFISETAEPVRQIVKSGKNVITIAEEWAFPRRTAPKVAEEIDRLAKTFGVTVLGTGVNPGFVLDTLIISLSGTCAGVSKITARRVNDLSPFGPTVMASQGIGLSPEEFGKGLENGAISGHIGFEQSIHMIASSLGIRLERITQSLEPIISRTSRKTPCVSISPGQVAGCNHRAEGWSDGRPVIILEHPQQVHPETENVETGDFIHIEGRPDIRLAIQPEIPGGTATAALAVNMIPHVLNAPAGLACMADLPVPSARLADFRQFLK from the coding sequence ATGGAACCGATAAGAGCTGTCATATGGGGACTCGGAACGATGGGCTCGCTCATGGCGAAAATACTCTCTGAAAAGGAAGGAATCGAAATAACCGGTGCCGTGGATCTGAACCCGAACAAAACAGGAAAATCTCTGGGAGCAATAACAGGCTCCTCCCGCCACGGCGAAATTACGGTGACAGCGGATGCCGGGGAGGCGCTGGCACAGGAAGCGGACCTCGTCCTCCTGGCCACATCCTCGTTTATCAGTGAAACCGCGGAACCTGTCAGGCAGATAGTGAAAAGCGGCAAAAACGTGATCACCATTGCCGAAGAATGGGCCTTTCCCCGCCGGACAGCCCCGAAAGTGGCAGAGGAAATCGACCGGCTCGCGAAAACTTTCGGCGTCACCGTCCTGGGAACGGGCGTGAATCCGGGATTCGTGCTCGATACGCTGATAATATCCCTTTCCGGAACCTGTGCGGGGGTAAGCAAAATAACCGCCAGGCGGGTGAACGACCTTTCACCCTTCGGCCCGACAGTAATGGCAAGCCAGGGAATCGGCCTCTCGCCAGAAGAATTCGGGAAAGGACTCGAAAACGGCGCCATCTCAGGCCACATCGGCTTCGAACAATCAATACACATGATCGCCTCTTCCCTGGGGATCAGGCTGGAAAGAATCACCCAGTCCCTTGAACCCATCATATCCCGTACTTCACGAAAGACCCCCTGCGTGAGCATCTCCCCCGGGCAGGTCGCTGGCTGCAATCACCGGGCAGAGGGATGGTCGGACGGCAGGCCCGTCATCATTCTCGAACATCCCCAGCAGGTTCACCCGGAAACCGAAAACGTCGAGACCGGAGATTTCATCCACATTGAAGGCAGACCGGACATCCGGCTCGCAATCCAGCCCGAGATACCTGGGGGAACAGCCACGGCAGCCCTTGCCGTCAACATGATCCCTCATGTTCTGAATGCCCCGGCGGGTCTTGCCTGCATGGCCGACCTTCCGGTTCCCTCAGCGAGGCTTGCTGATTTCCGGCAGTTTCTGAAATAA
- a CDS encoding M20 family metallo-hydrolase, translated as MISGENSVSRPVVRSDVLLGQIDSLASVGLDSSGGRTRLALSESDKAGRDMVVRWMEEAGLEVRMDRIGNLFGILRGADGGLGNALMIGSHIDTVIHAGPYDGCYGVLSGLAVLRAFREAGVVPPRPLVVAAFTNEEGVRFQPDMLGSLVAVGGMPLGEALDITDGKGCTVGEALAAIGCSGGEEPGFLLPSGYLELHVEQGPRLDAEKKRIGVVEGVQGISWWRITIEGKANHAGTTPTKLRHDAGYAAALVSVFLRGLSLSAGTTLATVGTIDFEPGAVNVIPSKAVFTVDLRDPDGEKLTEAEKRLAAFLEKTAFEEGVGISSEHLVRFEPVVFDRELVQAVEETAASKGLSSMRLVSGAGHDAQMMARVCRTAMIFVPSAGGISHSPEEHTSGEDLAAGVEVLLGVVLRVLGF; from the coding sequence ATGATTTCAGGAGAAAATTCAGTTTCCCGGCCGGTTGTGAGGAGTGACGTGCTTCTCGGGCAGATAGACAGCCTGGCGTCAGTGGGACTGGATTCGAGCGGCGGGAGGACGCGGCTCGCCCTTTCGGAAAGTGATAAAGCGGGCAGGGATATGGTGGTTCGATGGATGGAAGAAGCCGGCCTCGAGGTCCGGATGGACAGGATCGGCAATCTTTTCGGCATTCTCCGGGGGGCGGACGGCGGCCTTGGGAATGCCTTGATGATCGGTTCCCACATTGACACGGTGATCCATGCGGGGCCCTATGACGGCTGTTACGGCGTCCTGTCCGGCCTGGCGGTGCTCAGGGCCTTCCGGGAGGCCGGCGTGGTTCCGCCCCGGCCGCTTGTGGTGGCGGCGTTCACGAATGAAGAGGGCGTGAGATTTCAGCCCGATATGCTGGGGTCTCTTGTGGCCGTGGGGGGCATGCCCCTCGGAGAGGCGCTGGACATCACCGACGGAAAGGGTTGCACCGTGGGCGAAGCACTTGCCGCCATAGGGTGTTCCGGCGGGGAAGAACCGGGTTTCCTGCTTCCCTCCGGGTATCTCGAGCTTCACGTGGAGCAGGGGCCGAGGCTTGACGCCGAAAAGAAACGGATCGGTGTGGTGGAGGGAGTGCAGGGAATTTCCTGGTGGCGGATCACCATTGAAGGCAAGGCGAATCACGCCGGGACGACCCCGACAAAGCTGCGCCATGACGCAGGCTATGCCGCCGCCCTGGTGTCGGTGTTCCTGAGGGGCCTTTCCCTCTCTGCGGGGACCACCCTTGCCACCGTCGGAACCATCGACTTCGAACCCGGAGCGGTGAACGTCATCCCCTCGAAGGCCGTTTTCACGGTGGACCTGCGGGATCCGGACGGTGAGAAGCTGACAGAGGCGGAGAAGCGGCTCGCGGCCTTCCTGGAAAAAACCGCCTTCGAAGAAGGTGTCGGGATTTCGTCGGAGCACCTTGTCCGCTTCGAACCCGTGGTTTTCGACAGGGAACTTGTCCAGGCCGTCGAAGAGACAGCTGCTTCGAAAGGCCTTTCCTCCATGCGGCTGGTCTCGGGAGCCGGCCACGATGCCCAGATGATGGCCAGGGTCTGCAGAACGGCCATGATTTTTGTACCCAGCGCCGGGGGCATCAGCCACAGTCCGGAGGAGCACACTTCCGGGGAGGATCTGGCGGCAGGGGTTGAAGTTCTTCTTGGCGTGGTTCTGAGAGTACTCGGGTTCTGA
- a CDS encoding enoyl-CoA hydratase/isomerase family protein: MPAVLWERSDGVGSITLNRPEAMNTFNTELAAELNDALRTMESDDAVRAVVLSGAGKHFSTGIDLREYLTKERHEIRGFLSLMNIHNHTLAAMTKPVIASVQGYALANGTGLALACDFVVASEDAVFGTTAVNVGLICLEPGHQLARWIGEKRALQYVLTGDLIPASKGKELGFVYAVTEKEKLEENSLALAARLASKSRLSVRTGKRGFAAMSGLPVERAVEAGGELFAALASSEDGREGVEAFLAKRPAAFRGR, encoded by the coding sequence ATGCCGGCAGTTTTATGGGAAAGAAGCGATGGCGTAGGCTCCATCACCCTCAACCGCCCCGAGGCCATGAACACCTTCAATACGGAACTCGCAGCCGAACTGAACGATGCGCTCCGCACCATGGAATCCGACGACGCCGTGCGGGCCGTCGTTCTCTCCGGTGCGGGAAAACATTTCTCCACGGGAATCGACCTCAGGGAGTATCTGACAAAGGAACGGCATGAGATCAGGGGTTTTCTCTCGCTCATGAACATCCACAACCACACCCTTGCGGCCATGACGAAACCCGTCATCGCCTCGGTGCAGGGATACGCCCTGGCCAACGGGACTGGGCTTGCCCTCGCCTGCGACTTTGTCGTGGCGTCGGAAGACGCCGTCTTCGGCACCACCGCGGTGAACGTGGGCCTCATCTGCCTGGAACCGGGACACCAGCTCGCGCGGTGGATCGGTGAAAAAAGGGCCCTTCAGTATGTTCTCACCGGGGACCTCATACCGGCTTCCAAAGGAAAGGAACTTGGTTTTGTTTATGCCGTGACGGAAAAAGAAAAACTCGAAGAAAACTCCCTGGCCCTGGCGGCACGGCTGGCCTCGAAGAGCAGGCTCTCGGTCCGCACAGGGAAAAGGGGCTTCGCCGCCATGTCCGGTCTCCCCGTTGAGCGGGCTGTGGAGGCCGGCGGCGAGCTGTTCGCCGCCCTGGCGTCCTCCGAGGACGGAAGGGAAGGCGTGGAAGCCTTCCTCGCCAAGCGCCCCGCGGCATTCAGGGGAAGGTAG
- a CDS encoding class I SAM-dependent methyltransferase, producing MGRSEETYSGLNLRLYRDLAEWYPLLTPVEDYAEEADLYRRLFVSHSLRHPVTLLDLGSGPGHNAAYLKRSFACTLVDLEPAMLELNRRLNPECRHVQGDMRSIRLGGTFDCVLLHDAVNYMKSRGGLADAIATAFIHTAPGGAALFQPDFVTETFAPGTETGGSEKDGRALRYLEWRWIPENREEEYIADMAYVLRERDGTVEVFHDRHSLGLFPRAVWVELIRGAGFEPVRVPFAHGPEGGPGGDVFLGVRPLSSEEG from the coding sequence ATGGGGAGAAGCGAAGAGACGTATTCCGGCCTGAATCTCAGGCTGTACCGGGACCTTGCGGAGTGGTACCCCCTGCTGACCCCTGTGGAGGATTACGCCGAAGAGGCTGACCTGTACAGGCGCCTCTTTGTTTCCCACAGCCTGAGGCATCCGGTCACGCTGCTCGATCTGGGAAGCGGGCCCGGGCACAATGCCGCATACCTGAAGAGGTCCTTCGCCTGTACTCTTGTTGACCTGGAACCGGCCATGCTGGAACTGAACCGCCGTCTCAACCCGGAATGCAGACATGTGCAGGGAGACATGCGCTCTATCCGGCTCGGAGGGACGTTCGACTGTGTTCTCCTCCATGACGCGGTGAACTACATGAAAAGCCGCGGCGGTCTCGCCGACGCAATCGCCACGGCCTTCATTCATACCGCCCCGGGAGGAGCGGCTCTCTTCCAGCCCGACTTCGTCACGGAGACTTTCGCACCCGGAACGGAAACGGGAGGCAGCGAAAAGGACGGCCGTGCCCTCCGCTATCTCGAGTGGCGGTGGATTCCCGAAAACCGGGAAGAGGAGTATATCGCCGACATGGCCTATGTTCTAAGAGAGCGGGACGGAACAGTGGAGGTTTTCCACGACCGCCACAGTTTGGGGCTCTTTCCCCGGGCGGTGTGGGTTGAACTCATAAGGGGCGCGGGATTCGAACCGGTCCGCGTTCCCTTTGCCCACGGACCGGAAGGCGGTCCGGGCGGAGATGTTTTCCTCGGAGTCCGGCCGCTCTCTTCGGAAGAAGGATGA
- a CDS encoding heavy metal-binding domain-containing protein — MIITTTHTIEGKSITSYRGIVFGEVIAGANFMKDFKASLTNFFGGRSGAYEKELTEAREAALKEMEQRAAGLGANAIVGMLVHYEVLGSNGSNMLMVSTCGTAVRTD; from the coding sequence ATGATCATTACCACGACGCACACCATTGAAGGCAAGAGTATCACATCATACAGGGGGATCGTCTTCGGTGAAGTCATCGCCGGGGCGAACTTCATGAAGGACTTTAAGGCAAGCCTCACGAATTTTTTCGGCGGCCGGTCCGGGGCCTATGAAAAAGAGCTCACCGAGGCCAGGGAAGCCGCCCTGAAGGAAATGGAACAGCGGGCTGCCGGGCTGGGAGCCAACGCCATCGTGGGCATGCTGGTCCACTACGAAGTGCTCGGCAGCAACGGAAGCAACATGCTCATGGTCTCCACCTGCGGTACGGCGGTGCGGACGGACTGA
- a CDS encoding PLP-dependent cysteine synthase family protein, whose translation MNRVLDSVLQAIGSTHLVRLDRLASEWGLSGGLYGKLEYLNPGFSKKDRIALRMIEEAEASGELSPGQNVVELTSGNTGTGLAIVCAVKGYPFTAVMSRGNSMERARMMSALGAEVVLVEQAPGSQPGQVSGIDLALVEEEAQRIVRERNAFRADQFALESNVRAHEFGTGREIWEQTEGRIDAFADFAGTGGSFAGCSRALKKLKPSIRCYVVEPDTAAFLAGRKVTNANHKIQGGGYSRDLPFIDPALVDGYLTVSSEEAAEGARALARLEGIFAGFSSGANLQAAAGLLRGKEYGKNVVFLVCDSGLKYLSTDLYR comes from the coding sequence ATGAATAGGGTTTTGGACAGCGTACTTCAGGCCATAGGCAGCACGCACCTGGTGCGGCTTGACCGGCTGGCCTCAGAATGGGGACTGAGCGGCGGGCTGTACGGCAAGCTCGAATATCTGAACCCCGGATTCAGCAAAAAAGACCGGATAGCCCTCAGAATGATTGAAGAGGCCGAGGCGTCGGGAGAACTTTCTCCGGGGCAGAACGTCGTGGAGCTGACAAGCGGAAATACGGGAACCGGGCTTGCCATTGTCTGTGCAGTCAAAGGCTATCCCTTCACCGCTGTCATGTCCAGGGGGAATTCCATGGAGCGGGCCAGGATGATGTCTGCCCTCGGGGCTGAAGTCGTCCTGGTGGAACAGGCGCCGGGATCGCAGCCGGGGCAGGTTTCGGGCATCGACCTGGCCCTGGTGGAGGAGGAAGCGCAGCGGATCGTCCGCGAAAGGAATGCCTTCCGGGCGGACCAGTTTGCCCTGGAAAGCAATGTCAGGGCCCACGAGTTCGGGACGGGGAGAGAAATATGGGAACAGACGGAGGGCAGGATCGACGCCTTCGCGGATTTCGCCGGAACCGGAGGTTCATTTGCCGGCTGCTCCCGAGCCCTGAAGAAACTCAAACCGTCCATACGGTGCTATGTGGTGGAGCCTGACACCGCCGCCTTTCTTGCGGGCAGGAAAGTGACAAACGCGAATCACAAGATTCAGGGCGGGGGGTACAGCAGGGACCTTCCCTTCATTGACCCTGCCCTTGTGGACGGCTACCTGACTGTAAGCAGCGAGGAAGCCGCGGAAGGAGCGAGAGCCCTTGCCCGCCTGGAGGGTATTTTCGCCGGCTTCTCTTCCGGGGCGAACCTGCAGGCGGCGGCCGGACTGCTCAGGGGAAAGGAATATGGAAAGAACGTCGTTTTTCTCGTGTGCGATTCAGGGCTGAAGTACCTGAGTACGGACCTCTACCGCTGA
- a CDS encoding L-serine ammonia-lyase, iron-sulfur-dependent, subunit alpha, with amino-acid sequence MRGPSSSHTAGPWRIGRMAANLLGAPPERALFTFHPSSSLAVCFHEQGSDLAFAAGLLGRPLTDPDFSRTLFRAPDLGLDVRFEKFPFPEADHPNSSLLRLSGGGKELVIHSRSTGGGSFEIASVNGCPADITGESFVFLLEGQREEDLKHASVIAEECGWETSVRRGSGGPVLFGKSSAPLPETARETLARNGTRFFNADPVMLPMPGEPLFSCVSGLLSLAAEKGWSLGRAALASEASLLGVPEKDLMDEMERRLDIMLTAVRKGLAGDFSSMKLLTPMAQRLWNSEKKGALFTGGPHARAAIRSLAALHVCSSGGVVCAAPTGGAAGVLPGVAATLAEDFGITGERLLLSLWAAGAVGYLHDLRSTFAAEVAGCQVEIGAAGAMAAAAAAEAAGGTARQGCDAAATVFQNVMGSVCDLVQGVVEIPCHSRNASLASQAFLCADLVLGGYENPVPLDETIDAVDRAGRMLPEELRCTSRGGLALCPSALALPRLDTGTH; translated from the coding sequence ATGAGAGGCCCCTCGAGCTCCCACACCGCAGGCCCGTGGCGAATCGGCCGCATGGCGGCAAACCTCCTCGGCGCACCCCCGGAACGGGCCCTTTTCACCTTCCATCCTTCCAGCTCCCTGGCGGTCTGTTTCCATGAGCAGGGCAGCGACCTTGCCTTTGCGGCAGGGCTCCTCGGCCGTCCGCTCACGGATCCCGATTTTTCCCGGACCCTCTTCCGGGCACCGGATCTCGGACTTGACGTCCGCTTCGAGAAGTTCCCTTTTCCAGAAGCCGACCATCCGAACAGCTCCCTGCTCCGCCTCTCCGGAGGAGGAAAGGAACTGGTCATACACAGCAGATCCACCGGAGGCGGCTCTTTTGAAATCGCTTCCGTCAACGGCTGTCCTGCGGACATCACGGGAGAATCCTTCGTCTTTCTCCTTGAAGGGCAGCGGGAGGAAGATCTGAAGCATGCCTCCGTTATCGCTGAAGAATGCGGATGGGAAACCTCCGTTCGCCGGGGTTCCGGGGGACCGGTGCTCTTCGGCAAATCCTCCGCTCCCCTTCCCGAAACCGCCAGGGAAACCCTTGCCCGGAACGGGACCCGGTTCTTCAACGCCGATCCTGTCATGCTGCCCATGCCAGGAGAACCTCTTTTTTCCTGTGTTTCAGGGCTGCTCTCCCTTGCGGCGGAAAAAGGATGGTCTCTCGGCCGCGCTGCCCTTGCGTCGGAGGCCTCTCTCCTGGGTGTGCCGGAAAAGGATCTTATGGATGAGATGGAACGCCGCCTCGACATCATGCTCACAGCGGTAAGAAAGGGACTGGCAGGGGATTTTTCCTCCATGAAGCTGCTCACCCCCATGGCGCAAAGGCTCTGGAATTCGGAAAAGAAGGGCGCTCTTTTCACCGGAGGGCCTCACGCCAGGGCCGCCATACGGTCCCTGGCGGCCCTCCACGTCTGCTCTTCCGGCGGCGTGGTATGTGCGGCCCCAACCGGCGGTGCTGCCGGTGTTCTCCCCGGAGTGGCGGCCACCCTGGCGGAGGATTTCGGCATCACAGGGGAGAGGCTCCTGCTGTCCCTCTGGGCCGCCGGAGCCGTGGGGTACCTCCACGACCTCAGAAGCACCTTCGCGGCGGAGGTGGCGGGATGCCAGGTGGAGATCGGGGCGGCGGGAGCCATGGCCGCAGCGGCTGCGGCTGAGGCTGCGGGAGGAACGGCACGGCAGGGGTGCGACGCGGCGGCCACAGTGTTCCAGAATGTCATGGGGTCGGTGTGCGACCTCGTCCAGGGAGTGGTGGAAATACCCTGCCACAGCCGAAACGCCTCCCTCGCCTCCCAGGCGTTTCTCTGCGCCGACCTGGTCCTCGGCGGATATGAAAACCCGGTTCCCCTGGATGAAACCATCGACGCGGTGGACAGGGCAGGACGGATGCTTCCGGAGGAACTGCGATGCACATCCCGGGGAGGCCTCGCACTCTGCCCTTCGGCCCTTGCACTTCCCCGGCTCGATACGGGGACACACTAA